The proteins below come from a single uncultured Carboxylicivirga sp. genomic window:
- a CDS encoding outer membrane lipoprotein-sorting protein yields the protein MKKMNKILLFINVICWLSGSVYANDNEARTLFESSRQKLVLNNIRMSVDLLTTNSKGQSKSKQLDVVYGKFNNLKKVMVEFTGPEKVKGTKILATDYPDKRGLIEIYMPATGKVQKIRANQHNMRIMDSEIPIEQFRAMVTSELSFTMLEKDNYHGVACQKIKIENSNDTDYEIIYISSDDKLILHIDKYDKRNELLIETEFADYKKIENSSKTFYYPEEIKVKNLKSGKSSELKVRDMAVLNHVEPGDFVIQATL from the coding sequence ATGAAAAAAATGAATAAGATATTACTCTTTATAAATGTTATCTGCTGGCTCTCGGGGAGTGTATATGCCAACGATAACGAGGCGCGTACTTTATTTGAATCATCGAGGCAAAAGTTGGTTTTAAATAACATACGCATGTCGGTCGATTTGCTTACCACCAATAGTAAAGGGCAAAGCAAAAGCAAACAATTAGATGTGGTGTATGGCAAGTTTAACAACCTAAAAAAGGTGATGGTTGAATTTACCGGACCCGAAAAGGTAAAGGGAACCAAAATTTTGGCAACCGATTATCCCGATAAAAGAGGCTTAATTGAGATATACATGCCGGCAACCGGTAAAGTACAAAAGATTAGAGCCAATCAGCATAACATGCGCATTATGGATAGCGAAATTCCCATTGAGCAGTTTAGGGCTATGGTAACATCGGAGTTAAGCTTTACCATGTTAGAGAAAGATAACTACCATGGAGTTGCTTGTCAGAAAATAAAGATTGAGAATAGCAACGATACCGATTACGAAATTATTTATATCTCTAGTGATGATAAATTAATTCTCCATATCGATAAATACGATAAAAGGAATGAGTTGTTGATCGAAACTGAATTTGCCGATTATAAGAAGATTGAGAATTCGAGCAAAACATTCTATTATCCCGAAGAGATAAAAGTGAAGAATTTAAAGTCGGGAAAGTCATCAGAACTAAAGGTAAGAGACATGGCAGTTTTAAATCATGTTGAACCAGGCGATTTTGTAATTCAGGCCACCTTATAA
- a CDS encoding sulfite exporter TauE/SafE family protein encodes MFVFSDIEPLYYLLPLVGFIVGLFGTMLGGGGGFFFLPLLTLVYATPAHTAIITSLVATLPICFVGTLVHYKQGNVDFKEGSLFIYTGIFGALVGTAIASRINSEMIKAGFGLYLVAMAINMMIKNKRQTAQVEDKNRSVKGGALGVMAGMITGLFGTSGTAPVLAGLFTLNISLKKVIGTSLLIVLLNAVVAIGAHLSYSQIDLTLVYFLTSGSALGALVGPFILKKSSIDKNEKRTKYIYAAVIAAIGFIMILK; translated from the coding sequence ATGTTTGTTTTTTCCGATATAGAGCCCCTTTATTATTTGCTTCCATTGGTAGGATTTATTGTGGGTTTGTTTGGTACCATGCTGGGTGGTGGAGGTGGATTCTTCTTTTTGCCTTTGCTTACATTGGTTTATGCAACTCCTGCACATACAGCAATTATTACCTCGTTGGTGGCAACATTGCCCATTTGCTTTGTAGGTACGCTGGTGCATTACAAGCAAGGCAATGTCGATTTTAAAGAGGGGAGTCTTTTTATTTATACCGGAATATTCGGCGCATTAGTGGGAACAGCCATTGCCAGCAGAATAAACTCCGAAATGATAAAAGCAGGCTTTGGATTGTATTTGGTGGCAATGGCCATTAATATGATGATAAAAAACAAGCGGCAAACAGCTCAGGTGGAGGATAAAAATAGAAGCGTGAAAGGTGGAGCTTTGGGAGTGATGGCCGGAATGATTACCGGATTATTCGGAACCAGTGGAACAGCTCCGGTATTAGCTGGATTATTTACGCTGAATATCTCTTTAAAAAAGGTAATTGGCACTTCGCTACTGATTGTGTTATTAAATGCAGTGGTTGCCATAGGAGCTCATCTCAGCTATAGCCAAATTGATTTAACGTTGGTGTATTTTTTAACCTCGGGTTCGGCACTGGGGGCGCTGGTTGGCCCATTTATACTAAAGAAATCCAGCATTGATAAAAATGAAAAAAGAACCAAATATATCTATGCCGCAGTTATTGCTGCCATAGGTTTTATAATGATACTCAAATAA
- a CDS encoding phosphatidate cytidylyltransferase: MTNTIALAFTYLVGIGLLLGFNEINYRHLKVKGEITRKFAHFAATLATIPLPYIFDSHWYVLGLASVFFIFLFATQHIKQLNSIHDIQRKSIGSYLLPASIYITFLISDVMDNKFLYILPMLILAICDPMAAILGMNFEKYNRRYRYWGFNSDKSIVGSLGFLIFSFVISLIALYYHRYLFDVKAFVLAFSIAVISTLGELFSYRGSDNLSIPLSVVLILVLFL; the protein is encoded by the coding sequence ATGACAAATACAATTGCTTTGGCCTTTACCTATCTGGTAGGCATTGGCCTATTACTAGGATTTAATGAAATTAACTATCGACATTTAAAAGTAAAGGGAGAAATAACGCGAAAGTTTGCCCATTTTGCGGCAACTTTAGCTACTATTCCACTTCCTTATATTTTTGACTCGCATTGGTATGTACTGGGTTTGGCATCTGTTTTTTTTATATTTCTATTTGCCACTCAGCATATAAAACAATTGAATTCCATTCATGATATTCAACGTAAATCCATTGGAAGCTATCTTTTACCAGCATCCATTTACATTACGTTTCTGATATCAGATGTAATGGATAATAAGTTCCTCTATATTCTGCCTATGCTTATTTTGGCCATTTGCGACCCTATGGCTGCAATATTAGGTATGAATTTCGAAAAATATAACCGACGATACCGTTATTGGGGATTCAACAGCGATAAATCAATTGTTGGTTCCCTGGGCTTTCTGATTTTTAGCTTTGTAATTAGCCTAATTGCCTTGTATTATCATCGTTACCTGTTCGATGTAAAGGCGTTTGTACTTGCATTTTCTATTGCAGTGATAAGTACTTTGGGTGAGTTGTTTAGCTATCGTGGATCAGATAATCTTTCAATTCCCTTAAGTGTAGTATTAATCTTAGTCCTGTTCTTGTAA
- a CDS encoding arylsulfatase translates to MKNKFLVGTGFILMLAIVSCTQVQKSAMQDAGNAIPYPNKEWKGVQGKTLADSKPDFIGQPKAPKGAPNVLVVMLDDAGYSNATSFGGVMKTPTFDRIGDEGIRYSHMSVAAVCSPTRGSLLTGYNIHQIGTGIISEFATGYPGYNSQIDYTTPSIAKILTENGYATAAFGKWHNTPMEEASPAGPFESWPTGVWGFEYFWGFLGGETNQFHPLLYENTTAIETPKTNADGSIFHISHGMADQAIRWLDNWKGLRDNPFFMYYTPGAVHGPIQVPEEWRDKYKGQFDEGWHVYRAQQLERQKKMGMVPEDAVMVDWPETIPEWDSFSEEGKKYLSRQMEVNAAFLEHVDFHVGRVISHLEEMGELDNTLVVYLTADNGCTAEGTPTGTFSELLMQNGFPPLTMDQQLEKLEEYGGLEEWGGPHMNNHYSVAWAYASSTPFQWTKQMASHFGGTMSATAIRYPKAIKAKGEWRRQFQNITDLVPTILEVTGVPEPDYVNGQKKKPYPGKSLTYAWNNADAKTNHPTQYFEMLGFVGLYHEGWTLCGKPYRIPWSVDPAAMANFDPLNTEWELYNIDEDPIQQVNVADQYPEKVKELEKLFWEEAEKYNVYPVGGSLGKMLQPESNAQQAAKKHWELTPNVYRVPELAGPEIKSTNYEVNAYITADKTTQGVIYAVGEHIGGQALFIKDGKLRYSYSTLGLYWHDFDGNVKIPYGDIKITLKHTMKEQKLNGPSAVEFFINDEKVGEMDITATVYGAYTGHETFDIGRDEGMPVNEEYEHLGKFKFTEGQLHKVVFDIKNPDDQEVSAADYSIIE, encoded by the coding sequence ATGAAAAACAAATTTTTAGTAGGCACAGGATTCATACTGATGCTCGCCATTGTATCATGCACACAGGTTCAAAAGAGCGCGATGCAAGATGCCGGCAACGCTATTCCCTATCCAAACAAGGAATGGAAAGGCGTACAGGGGAAAACCCTGGCAGACTCCAAGCCCGATTTTATTGGACAGCCTAAAGCGCCCAAAGGTGCACCCAATGTACTGGTTGTTATGCTCGATGATGCCGGTTATTCCAATGCAACATCTTTTGGAGGCGTTATGAAAACACCAACATTTGACCGCATTGGTGATGAAGGAATACGCTATTCACACATGTCTGTTGCAGCCGTTTGTTCTCCAACCCGAGGCTCTCTGCTTACCGGTTATAATATCCACCAGATAGGAACAGGGATCATTTCCGAGTTCGCCACCGGATATCCGGGATACAATTCACAAATTGATTATACAACCCCTTCCATTGCCAAAATTTTAACCGAAAATGGCTATGCCACAGCAGCTTTTGGTAAATGGCACAATACGCCTATGGAAGAAGCATCTCCGGCCGGTCCCTTTGAGAGTTGGCCGACAGGTGTATGGGGGTTTGAGTATTTCTGGGGCTTTTTGGGAGGTGAAACCAACCAGTTTCATCCTTTGCTTTATGAAAATACAACAGCCATTGAAACGCCAAAAACCAATGCCGATGGATCAATATTCCACATATCGCATGGCATGGCCGATCAGGCTATTAGGTGGCTCGATAACTGGAAAGGTTTGAGAGATAATCCTTTCTTTATGTATTATACACCCGGTGCTGTACATGGCCCCATTCAGGTGCCTGAAGAATGGCGCGATAAGTACAAAGGTCAGTTTGATGAGGGCTGGCATGTGTATAGAGCGCAGCAATTGGAGCGTCAGAAAAAAATGGGCATGGTACCTGAAGATGCTGTAATGGTTGATTGGCCCGAAACCATTCCGGAATGGGATTCATTTAGCGAAGAAGGTAAAAAATACCTGTCTCGCCAAATGGAAGTAAATGCAGCCTTTTTAGAGCATGTCGATTTTCATGTGGGAAGGGTTATAAGCCATCTGGAAGAAATGGGCGAACTGGATAATACACTTGTTGTTTATTTAACCGCCGATAATGGATGTACGGCAGAAGGAACCCCCACAGGAACTTTCTCCGAACTATTAATGCAGAATGGATTTCCTCCGCTTACCATGGACCAACAGTTGGAAAAGCTTGAAGAATATGGTGGCTTGGAAGAATGGGGAGGCCCACACATGAACAACCACTATTCCGTGGCGTGGGCCTATGCGTCATCAACTCCGTTCCAGTGGACCAAACAAATGGCTTCACATTTTGGAGGAACCATGTCGGCAACAGCCATACGTTATCCCAAAGCAATCAAGGCCAAAGGCGAGTGGCGCCGTCAGTTTCAGAATATAACCGACCTGGTACCCACCATACTTGAAGTGACCGGCGTGCCGGAACCTGATTATGTCAACGGTCAAAAAAAGAAACCATATCCCGGAAAATCACTAACCTATGCCTGGAACAATGCCGATGCAAAAACCAATCATCCCACTCAGTATTTTGAAATGCTCGGATTTGTAGGCTTGTATCACGAAGGTTGGACACTTTGCGGAAAACCTTATCGAATTCCCTGGTCGGTTGATCCGGCAGCGATGGCTAATTTTGATCCGCTGAATACGGAATGGGAATTGTACAATATCGATGAAGACCCCATACAGCAAGTAAATGTGGCCGATCAATATCCTGAAAAAGTAAAAGAGTTGGAAAAACTGTTCTGGGAAGAGGCAGAGAAGTATAATGTGTATCCAGTGGGTGGTTCTCTGGGCAAAATGCTTCAGCCGGAATCGAATGCGCAACAAGCGGCTAAGAAACACTGGGAATTGACACCCAATGTTTACCGGGTTCCCGAATTGGCCGGCCCTGAGATCAAATCCACCAATTATGAGGTAAATGCTTACATAACAGCCGACAAAACCACACAAGGGGTTATATATGCAGTAGGTGAACATATTGGCGGACAGGCGCTGTTTATTAAAGATGGTAAACTTCGTTACAGCTACTCCACCCTCGGGTTATACTGGCACGATTTCGATGGTAATGTAAAGATCCCTTATGGAGATATCAAGATTACATTAAAGCACACCATGAAAGAGCAGAAGCTTAACGGGCCTTCTGCTGTTGAATTTTTTATAAATGATGAAAAGGTAGGAGAAATGGACATAACCGCAACGGTTTATGGCGCTTATACCGGTCACGAAACTTTCGATATTGGACGCGATGAAGGAATGCCGGTGAATGAAGAATATGAACACCTTGGTAAGTTTAAGTTTACCGAAGGACAATTGCATAAAGTGGTATTTGATATTAAGAACCCGGATGATCAGGAAGTAAGTGCAGCTGATTACAGCATTATTGAATAA
- a CDS encoding SDR family oxidoreductase, whose product MKINQIKTKKRIVVNGANGYVASHFINELIKDDYEVIALARGSKKGSAEDRVMSALSEINGKDIVKVSGLKVYDYSLLDADFGMTKELLNEVFEVPVDYYHFAASLKFDFKSREEIFNTNIHGLENSINVFLNHSNKDSRFFFISTAYSCGKHSGVFEERFYDNAEIEEFRNYYEQSKRYAENVIKKYIETRELNAHIIRLSQVIGDSQKGITLTDYGIFDFTKRVHSLAGRYPNSTVRVKVDEESSQNLIPINTIVYYLMQTPGKAELPVIMNFVAKQSTKNKYILEALNKMLEMEVIPQQELAQEEMTSLERIISIGMSFTNSYTDTNLVFSTAALDSIIEEEGQEVDKDSLFEMMNYFISVSEQRKRAVHSKAS is encoded by the coding sequence ATGAAAATAAATCAAATTAAAACAAAAAAGAGAATTGTTGTAAACGGGGCCAATGGCTATGTTGCTTCGCACTTTATTAATGAGTTAATTAAAGATGATTATGAAGTAATAGCGCTGGCGCGAGGAAGTAAAAAAGGCTCGGCCGAAGATAGGGTGATGAGTGCTTTATCCGAAATTAATGGTAAAGATATTGTGAAAGTATCGGGATTGAAGGTATATGATTACTCGTTGCTTGATGCTGATTTTGGTATGACAAAAGAGTTGTTGAATGAGGTTTTTGAAGTGCCTGTTGATTATTATCATTTTGCTGCCAGCTTAAAGTTCGACTTCAAATCGCGCGAAGAAATATTTAATACTAACATTCATGGTTTAGAAAACTCAATTAATGTTTTCTTAAATCATTCCAATAAAGATTCTCGCTTTTTCTTTATTAGTACAGCTTATTCATGCGGAAAGCATTCGGGTGTATTTGAGGAGCGTTTTTACGATAATGCCGAGATAGAAGAATTTCGTAATTACTATGAGCAATCGAAACGATATGCCGAAAATGTGATTAAGAAATACATCGAAACGCGTGAATTAAATGCTCACATCATCCGGTTGTCGCAGGTAATTGGCGATAGTCAAAAAGGCATTACGCTTACCGATTATGGTATTTTCGATTTTACCAAGAGGGTTCATAGTTTGGCCGGACGTTATCCTAACAGTACGGTCAGAGTGAAAGTTGATGAGGAATCGTCGCAGAATTTAATTCCGATTAATACCATTGTGTATTATTTAATGCAAACACCAGGAAAGGCTGAGTTACCTGTGATTATGAATTTTGTTGCCAAGCAATCGACCAAAAACAAGTATATACTCGAAGCTCTGAATAAAATGCTTGAGATGGAAGTGATTCCTCAGCAGGAATTGGCTCAGGAAGAAATGACTTCTTTGGAAAGAATCATCTCAATAGGTATGTCGTTTACCAATAGCTATACCGATACCAACCTTGTTTTTAGTACTGCGGCACTTGATTCAATAATTGAAGAAGAAGGGCAGGAGGTTGATAAGGATAGCCTCTTTGAAATGATGAATTACTTCATTTCGGTTTCTGAGCAACGTAAAAGAGCTGTTCATTCAAAAGCCAGCTAG
- a CDS encoding DUF6261 family protein has protein sequence MEKIHSNTRTTDTDNVCSGIIDLYQKNPKLSEHPHMVTIIKNLNNVSINLNEAIKRSKSKSILEEKDNDRDTKYRNFYHLISGNTHHPDTAISEPALQIQVILDKYGLEITSESYASESSMFNSFINDMKSDEMQQALQAISGGVASFEAFEQSQNNFNTTFIEHKEDKANEGTYENASTLKREAIKIINYQLIGYLQTLQEIDEENFGDFARKVDQIITDSNSKVKRRISIKKDDIVE, from the coding sequence ATGGAAAAAATCCACAGCAACACCCGCACAACCGACACCGACAATGTTTGCAGCGGTATTATTGATTTGTATCAGAAAAATCCAAAATTAAGTGAACATCCGCACATGGTAACAATTATCAAAAACCTCAATAATGTTTCAATAAATCTGAACGAAGCCATTAAGAGAAGTAAGTCTAAATCGATTTTAGAAGAAAAAGACAACGATAGAGACACTAAGTATCGTAATTTTTACCACCTTATTTCGGGCAATACACATCACCCCGATACAGCTATCAGCGAACCGGCCTTGCAAATACAGGTTATACTCGACAAATACGGCCTTGAGATTACAAGTGAAAGTTATGCCTCGGAGTCATCCATGTTTAACTCTTTTATCAACGATATGAAATCGGATGAAATGCAGCAAGCTCTTCAAGCCATTTCGGGAGGAGTGGCCAGTTTCGAAGCCTTTGAACAATCGCAAAATAATTTCAACACTACCTTTATCGAGCATAAAGAAGACAAAGCGAATGAAGGTACTTACGAAAATGCTTCTACCTTAAAACGCGAAGCTATTAAAATAATAAACTACCAACTTATTGGTTATTTACAGACTTTACAAGAGATTGATGAAGAAAATTTTGGTGACTTTGCCCGAAAAGTGGATCAGATTATAACGGATAGTAACAGTAAGGTTAAGCGCAGGATAAGCATTAAAAAAGACGATATCGTGGAATAA
- a CDS encoding CDP-alcohol phosphatidyltransferase family protein, which translates to MKYLIKGENIINVPNFLSLYRLLVSPVILYMALTHNESLYVVLLCISLVSDILDGNIARFFKLQSHFGAALDNLADICTYVVALLGLFVFKWQDIEPYSWLLFLFLFFFVISYIVSFARFGKIPGLHLYSAVSAGYMQGIFFFVLFVWGFFPWFYFLAIGWGTLAYIEKILVLLKLDDIKIGVKGLYWLLKK; encoded by the coding sequence ATGAAATATTTAATAAAGGGAGAAAACATTATTAATGTTCCCAACTTTTTAAGCCTGTATCGTTTGCTTGTGTCACCTGTTATTCTTTATATGGCATTAACGCATAACGAAAGTCTGTATGTGGTGTTGTTATGTATTAGTTTGGTAAGTGATATTCTGGATGGTAATATTGCTCGTTTCTTTAAGTTGCAATCTCATTTTGGAGCAGCACTGGATAACTTAGCCGATATTTGTACTTATGTAGTGGCTTTATTGGGTTTATTTGTATTTAAATGGCAAGACATTGAACCATATAGCTGGTTGTTGTTCTTGTTCTTGTTTTTCTTTGTGATTAGCTATATTGTTTCGTTTGCCCGATTTGGTAAGATCCCGGGACTTCATTTATACTCAGCAGTATCGGCTGGTTATATGCAAGGTATTTTCTTCTTTGTATTGTTTGTGTGGGGATTTTTTCCATGGTTCTATTTTCTTGCTATAGGATGGGGAACATTGGCATACATCGAAAAAATATTGGTTTTGTTAAAGCTCGATGATATCAAGATAGGAGTGAAAGGACTCTATTGGTTACTAAAGAAATAA
- a CDS encoding phosphatidate cytidylyltransferase — protein MIKTIYIIILSYFVLGALAFYFINRHKEPEVAKASYTKFASYFVIINLLFFSIVVDSTYFRYLTLLIVGVGCIELIRLFVKSRYQQKGFFFTSVIIYALLAVGLYQFSGISKEEILFAFLILSIFDSFSQITGQLWGATKIMPTISPNKTLGGVVGGGLIAFGSAFLLKPLVPYNMVHLIILTIGLLFFSFWGDLGASFYKRKYHVKDYNNLIPGHGGFLDRFDSLIAGGAWVIIYINLFIL, from the coding sequence ATGATTAAGACTATATACATCATCATACTCAGTTATTTTGTGCTAGGTGCATTGGCTTTTTATTTTATCAATCGCCATAAAGAGCCTGAAGTTGCAAAAGCGAGCTATACCAAATTTGCATCGTATTTTGTTATTATCAACCTGTTGTTTTTTAGTATTGTGGTTGATTCTACCTATTTCAGGTACTTAACACTTTTAATAGTAGGTGTAGGTTGCATCGAGCTGATTCGTTTGTTTGTAAAAAGTCGCTATCAGCAAAAAGGCTTTTTCTTTACTTCGGTTATTATTTATGCTTTATTGGCGGTAGGCCTTTACCAGTTTAGTGGCATTTCAAAAGAAGAGATTCTGTTTGCCTTTTTAATACTTTCCATCTTCGATAGTTTTAGTCAGATAACCGGTCAGTTATGGGGTGCTACTAAAATAATGCCAACAATCAGTCCGAATAAAACACTTGGAGGAGTAGTGGGAGGGGGATTAATTGCCTTTGGTAGTGCTTTTTTGCTCAAACCATTGGTTCCGTATAATATGGTGCATTTAATCATACTCACCATTGGCTTATTATTCTTTTCGTTTTGGGGCGATTTGGGGGCATCGTTTTACAAACGTAAATATCACGTTAAAGATTATAACAACCTGATTCCGGGACACGGCGGCTTTCTCGATCGTTTTGATAGCTTAATTGCCGGTGGAGCCTGGGTAATAATATATATCAACCTGTTTATTTTATAG
- a CDS encoding TetR/AcrR family transcriptional regulator: MMKTKSKKYQKWLTTAYKEFACNGPDFSLNALAAKAKLPRATLYYHFDDKEHLLAELVKHHKSIIEVYHNDISNNVKVLIPDLYKVMFKYKDALLFHYQLLKNCHIKQFCELYRGSNERSLIILLPLIKEQFYSDKSDREIIQFYHTLTDAWYTRLDVNNLSVESMVALAMEILESTLGLYQGNKVLCN; this comes from the coding sequence ATGATGAAAACAAAAAGTAAGAAATATCAAAAATGGCTTACTACTGCCTATAAAGAATTTGCCTGTAACGGTCCTGATTTTAGTTTAAATGCATTAGCTGCTAAAGCAAAGTTACCCCGGGCAACCCTTTATTATCATTTCGACGATAAAGAGCATTTGTTAGCGGAGCTTGTTAAGCATCATAAGAGTATCATAGAAGTATACCATAACGACATCAGTAACAATGTAAAGGTGCTCATTCCTGATTTGTACAAAGTGATGTTTAAATATAAAGATGCATTGTTGTTTCATTATCAGCTATTGAAGAATTGCCACATAAAGCAGTTTTGTGAACTGTACAGGGGTAGTAATGAGCGATCTTTGATTATTCTACTTCCATTAATTAAAGAGCAGTTTTATTCTGATAAATCAGACAGAGAGATAATACAGTTTTACCACACACTTACCGACGCATGGTATACACGCCTTGATGTTAATAATCTTTCGGTTGAATCAATGGTAGCTTTAGCAATGGAGATTCTGGAAAGTACCCTGGGATTATATCAAGGTAATAAAGTGCTGTGTAATTAA
- a CDS encoding MMPL family transporter, whose protein sequence is MRRIIERYRITLIVIITLGALASLSLYPRLTINTDFSDYIPSNVGNRANLQKIDSIFGGSEKIVVVLQNEKGILNQGSFDHLQNLSDKLKDVDGVDGCVSVMDAFELVLDDGVTSFEPLVDEIPDTKQGIDELKQRIANNRMGQRLVASDFSSMAIVVSKSDEVADKVIISGIENVIDESQSSDTIYIGGLSYIRQSIKGYIKSDLQLLLPGGLLLMLIVLFLSFKDWKGVVLPFLIVILSIVFTFGLMALLGWQISIVSILLPIMMIAIANDYSIHLINLYQEKCKKNTYHSSMELVVALYLELKRPIILTALTTIGGMLGLLSHEMPPAAQLGLLASFGIGLALFLSLLLVPAILSFSSIKKSKSQSSVAKASILDKVLHVFTQWVNRFPRRVIGIFIAVSLISVGGLFLIKVDTNIEGYFLGDSKISQSIDIVNNKFGGSQYISILFEGDVLSPEVLNRMETYEAEIKKVDNVGHIISPNTFLKELSKGLFMPNEEGYNKLPSSEAEAEQFLTLLSFGGYDEHVGQLIDFNYEHARILVSMKDGSNRTMKNILNALQTITQNDANVVCIAGPGLSKIQIADMVINGQISSLVIALIIIFILLGIIFKSVKVGLIGSLPLILSCLFLFGLMGYTHIPLDIITALLSSIMIGVGVDYTIHFIWRYKEEFTASNHVETAIKTTLETTGRGIVFNAFSVIIGFSILMISNFGPLRFFGVLVVVSISSCLISALLLVPSILKISTKKV, encoded by the coding sequence GTGAGACGAATAATTGAACGATACAGGATTACGTTAATCGTAATCATTACATTAGGAGCATTGGCATCGCTGTCTTTATACCCCCGATTAACTATTAATACCGATTTTTCAGACTATATACCCAGCAATGTAGGCAATAGAGCTAATTTGCAAAAGATCGACAGCATATTTGGAGGCAGCGAAAAAATTGTTGTGGTACTTCAGAACGAAAAAGGAATTTTAAACCAGGGTAGTTTCGATCATCTGCAAAATTTGAGCGATAAACTAAAAGATGTAGATGGAGTAGATGGTTGTGTGTCGGTGATGGATGCCTTTGAATTAGTGCTTGATGATGGAGTTACCAGTTTTGAGCCTTTGGTAGACGAAATACCCGATACGAAACAAGGGATTGATGAGTTAAAACAAAGGATTGCCAATAACAGAATGGGGCAACGACTGGTGGCCTCCGATTTTTCGTCGATGGCCATTGTGGTTTCTAAAAGCGATGAGGTTGCCGATAAGGTGATTATTTCGGGCATCGAAAATGTGATTGATGAGTCTCAATCATCCGATACCATATATATAGGTGGTTTGTCGTATATACGTCAATCGATAAAAGGTTATATAAAAAGCGATTTGCAGTTACTCTTGCCCGGAGGTTTGCTGTTGATGCTGATTGTGCTGTTTTTGTCGTTTAAAGATTGGAAAGGGGTGGTGCTTCCGTTTCTGATTGTGATTCTTTCCATCGTTTTTACCTTTGGTTTAATGGCGTTGCTGGGCTGGCAAATATCTATTGTTTCTATTTTATTACCCATAATGATGATAGCTATTGCCAACGATTATAGCATTCATCTCATTAATTTATATCAGGAAAAATGTAAGAAAAATACCTATCATTCTTCAATGGAGTTGGTGGTTGCATTATACCTCGAGCTAAAGCGCCCCATTATACTTACTGCATTAACTACTATAGGTGGTATGCTGGGTTTGTTATCGCACGAAATGCCACCGGCAGCTCAGTTGGGTTTGTTGGCGTCATTCGGAATTGGGTTGGCCTTATTCCTTAGCTTGTTGCTTGTGCCTGCCATTCTTTCTTTCTCATCCATTAAAAAATCAAAAAGTCAAAGCTCTGTGGCAAAAGCATCAATACTCGATAAAGTATTGCATGTGTTTACGCAATGGGTAAATCGGTTTCCGCGCAGAGTGATTGGAATTTTTATAGCCGTTAGTCTGATTAGTGTTGGTGGATTATTTCTGATTAAAGTTGATACCAATATAGAAGGTTATTTTCTGGGCGATTCAAAAATTAGTCAAAGCATTGATATTGTCAATAACAAGTTTGGCGGATCGCAATACATATCCATTTTGTTCGAAGGTGATGTTCTTTCGCCCGAAGTGTTAAACCGAATGGAAACTTACGAAGCTGAAATAAAAAAAGTGGATAATGTGGGGCATATTATATCGCCTAATACCTTTTTAAAAGAGCTGAGCAAAGGCTTGTTTATGCCCAACGAAGAGGGATACAATAAATTACCGTCGTCCGAGGCTGAGGCTGAACAGTTTCTTACTTTGCTATCGTTTGGTGGATACGATGAGCATGTGGGCCAGTTAATTGATTTTAACTACGAGCATGCACGCATTTTGGTAAGTATGAAAGATGGTAGTAATCGTACCATGAAAAACATTTTAAATGCATTGCAAACCATAACCCAAAACGATGCTAACGTGGTTTGCATTGCCGGCCCCGGCTTATCAAAAATACAAATTGCCGATATGGTTATTAACGGGCAAATATCCTCGTTGGTAATTGCATTAATCATCATCTTTATTTTACTGGGCATCATTTTTAAGTCCGTTAAAGTGGGCTTGATTGGTAGTTTACCGCTTATACTATCCTGTTTGTTTTTGTTTGGATTAATGGGATATACGCATATTCCCTTAGATATTATTACCGCTTTGTTATCGTCCATTATGATTGGGGTTGGGGTGGATTATACTATTCATTTTATCTGGCGATACAAAGAAGAATTTACAGCATCGAACCATGTTGAAACAGCCATAAAAACCACATTAGAAACAACAGGCCGAGGAATTGTATTTAACGCCTTTTCGGTCATCATTGGTTTTTCAATACTAATGATATCCAACTTTGGTCCGTTGAGGTTCTTTGGTGTTTTGGTAGTGGTTTCTATATCATCTTGTTTAATAAGCGCACTGTTGTTGGTGCCTTCCATATTAAAAATTAGCACAAAAAAAGTGTGA